Part of the Candidatus Angelobacter sp. genome is shown below.
CGCATTTGAAACTGAGTTCGGGATTGCCAACGGCGCCGCGCAGATCAAATTCTCCGGGCGCACTGACACCGGTATCGCCCGCGAAATGTTCCTCCAACACGGCGTCGAGACCTCGCCCGGGAACTTCCGCCGTTTTTTCGACTCCTACGTTTTCTGGCTCGATCACCTGCTGACACAGACACGCGGCGCCGTGGTTCAAGGCGTATGGGAATTCATCCACCAACTCCACGCGCTGTCCGAACCGCCGGCGACAGGTCTTCTGACCGGCAACATCCGACTCGGCGCGGAAATCAAGCTCCGCCATTTCGAGCTCTGGGAGGTCTTCCAGACCGGCGGATTTGCCGACGACCATGAGGACCGCAACCAGATTGCCGCCGTGGCCCGGCGCCGCGGCAGCCGGTTGCTGAACGGCCCTCTGCAAGGCAACCAAATCCTTGTGATCGGC
Proteins encoded:
- a CDS encoding HAD hydrolase-like protein, which codes for MVRLVLFDIDGTLIRTGGAGVSAFGRAFETEFGIANGAAQIKFSGRTDTGIAREMFLQHGVETSPGNFRRFFDSYVFWLDHLLTQTRGAVVQGVWEFIHQLHALSEPPATGLLTGNIRLGAEIKLRHFELWEVFQTGGFADDHEDRNQIAAVARRRGSRLLNGPLQGNQILVIGDTPRDIECARAIDARMLAVATGGATHDELKPHRPDWLVEDLRKVTAQEVCD